One window of the Manihot esculenta cultivar AM560-2 chromosome 14, M.esculenta_v8, whole genome shotgun sequence genome contains the following:
- the LOC110600353 gene encoding triphosphate tunnel metalloenzyme 3: MEVEVKLRLPDEPNYTRLNSLLHSFHCKTLHQQNLFFDSHAATLSSQWAVLRMRFFDNDSRCVLSLKAKPVLINGVSRVEEDEEEIDPLIGRECVADPSKLSSIESRILKRCKDEFGVLGEMGFVCLGGFENVREVYEWRGLKLEVDETKYSFGVSYEVECETPDPEEAKRHLEEFLKENGIDYKYSEMSKFAVFRSGKLP, encoded by the exons ATGGAAGTAGAGGTGAAATTGCGTCTCCCTGATGAACCTAATTACACCCGCCTAAATTCCCTTCTTCATTCATTTCACTGCAAAACCCTTCACCAGCAAAACCTATTCTTTGATTCTCATGCTGCCACTCTTTCCTCTCAATGGGCTGTGCTTCGCATGCGTTTCTTTGACAACGACTCCCGTTGTGTTCTCTCCCTCAAGGCCAAGCCTGTTCTAATCAATGGTGTCAGCCGTGTCgaggaagatgaagaagaaatcGATCCTCTGATTGGTCGTGAATGCGTTGCTGATCCTTCCAAGTTAAGTTCGATTGAATCCAGGATTTTGAAGAGGTGCAAAGATGAGTTTGGGGTTTTGGGAGAAATGGGATTTGTTTGTTTGGGCGGGTTTGAGAACGTGAGAGAAGTTTATGAGTGGAGAGGGTTGAAGCTGGAGGTGGATGAGACTAAATACAGCTTTGGGGTTTCATACGAGGTGGAATGTGAGACCCCTGATCCTGAAGAGGCTAAGAGACATCTGGAGGAGTTTCTAAAGGAGAATGGGATAGATTATAAGTACTCAGAGATGTCAAAGTTTGCAGTTTTTCGATCTGGGAAGCTGCCGTA G
- the LOC110630876 gene encoding phosphopantothenoylcysteine decarboxylase subunit VHS3 encodes MEVGSVSSAETNLWACSVIEAMAVETALAAWKSLACLLFMAESLPNDINASPKLTAMDERFPLDELFKMKRPDSENKDASDTEDDDEEDDDGNAEDQDDENDGDFSGEEGEEAGDPEDDPEANGEGGSDDDDDDDDDDGDEDDDEDEEDEEEEEEEEEEEVPQPPSKKRK; translated from the exons ATGGAGGTGGGTAGTGTCAGCTCTGCGGAGACGAACTTGTGGGCATGTTCTGTTATAGAAGCTATGGCGGTAGAAACTGCACTTGCAGCTTGGAAGTCTCTTGCTTGTCTGTTATTTATG gctGAGTCATTGCCTAATGATATAAATGCATCACCAAAATTGACTGCAATGGATGAgag GTTTCCTCTAGATGAACTTTTCAAGATGAAGCGCCCTGATTCAGAAAACAAAGATGCTAGTGATACAGAAGATGACgatgaagaagatgatgatggtaATGCAGAAGATCAGGATGATGAGAACGATGGGGATTTCTCAGGGGAAGAGGGGGAAGAGGCTGGAGATCCGGAGGATGATCCTGAAGCTAACGGTGAAGGAGGaagtgatgatgatgatgatgacgacGACGATGATGgtgatgaagatgatgatgaggatgaagaagatgaagaagaggaagaagaagaagaggaggaggaggttcCTCAGCCACCTTCTAAGAAGAGAAAGTGA
- the LOC110631135 gene encoding monooxygenase 2, whose translation MEIVEDVVIVGAGIAGLATAVALKRVGIRALILERSETLRSTGSALTLFPNAWLALDALGVSHKLTSLYTPSSRGSVTTVATGAVQEIFFSGNGSKAQGPRSVHRKALLEALAQELPEDSIRYSSKFTAIEKQEIGDASICVLHLEDGSTIKSKVLIGCDGVNSVVANWLGLSAPIHSGRAAVRGLSVFPQGHGMKQEINQFVDVGKRAGLIPLNDKEVYWFLTCPEGENMARDPELIQKQVIEEYAENFPSKYLDVVRQADLSTLTWAPLMFRTPWNLIFRNISKGNITVAGDAMHPMTPDLGQGGCSALEDAVVLGRHIGSCFIKNGDVLVAEDIARAIDGYVKERRWRAAWLITGSYFSGWVQEGGSKWWMRFLRDVIFYGFLFSKVFNAASYDCGILPSVSVSASGDLQYSSNKSD comes from the exons ATGGAGATTGTGGAAGATGTGGTGATCGTTGGTGCTGGGATTGCTGGGCTCGCCACTGCAGTAGCTTTGAAGAGAGTTGGGATTCGAGCTTTGATCTTAGAGAGGTCAGAAACGTTAAGATCCACTGGTTCAGCCTTAACCCTCTTTCCAAATGCTTGGCTTGCTCTTGATGCTCTTGGTGTTTCTCATAAGCTCACTTCTCTTTATACTCCTTCCTCAAG GGGGTCTGTAACCACGGTGGCTACTGGAGCTGTTCAGGAGATCTTCTTCTCTGGAAATGGAAGCAAAGCTCAGGGACCCAGATCAGTTCATCGCAAAGCTTTGTTAGAGGCATTAGCGCAAGAATTGCCTGAAGATTCAATTCGATATTCATCCAAGTTCACGGCTATTGAGAAACAAGAAATTGGAGATGCTTCCATTTGTGTACTTCATTTGGAAGATGGATCTACAATCAAATCAAAG GTTTTGATCGGCTGTGATGGGGTGAACTCGGTGGTGGCCAATTGGCTAGGACTCTCTGCGCCAATTCATTCGGGTCGAGCAGCAGTGCGAGGATTGTCAGTTTTCCCACAAGGCCATGGGATGAAACAAGAAATCAACCAATTTGTGGATGTTGGCAAAAGGGCTGGTTTAATCCCTTTAAATGACAAAGAAGTTTACTGGTTTTTAACTTGCCCTGAAG GAGAAAACATGGCCCGAGATCCAGAACTGATACAGAAACAAGTGATTGAGGAGTATGCAGAGAATTTCCCATCAAAATACTTAGACGTTGTCCGCCAGGCTGACCTCTCAACATTGACATGGGCTCCATTGATGTTCAGAACTCCATGGAATCTGATATTTAGAAATATAAGCAAAGGAAATATCACAGTGGCTGGTGATGCAATGCACCCAATGACACCTGATCTAGGCCAAGGTGGGTGCTCAGCTCTGGAGGACGCAGTTGTATTGGGCAGACACATTGGGAGTTGTTTTATCAAGAATGGAGATGTTCTTGTTGCAGAGGACATAGCCAGAGCCATAGATGGGTATGTGAAAGAAAGAAGGTGGCGGGCTGCTTGGCTCATAACTGGGTCGTATTTCTCAGGTTGGGTTCAGGAAGGTGGTTCTAAGTGGTGGATGAGATTTTTAAGAGATGTGATTTTCTATGGATTCCTGTTCTCTAAGGTGTTTAATGCTGCAAGCTATGATTGTGGGATACTGCCTAGCGTTTCTGTTTCTGCCTCTGGTGATCTGCAATATTCCTCCAATAAATCAGACTAG
- the LOC110631248 gene encoding heparanase-like protein 3: MGSQIFLKGFCFLACIFSYSFVSLSSQAAAAGDGSVKGTVFIDGKTSIGKIDEDFICATLDWWPPEKCDYGTCSWDHASLINLDINSNIFLNAVKAFSPLKIRLGGTLQDKVIYDTEDNKEPCKQFVKNTTEMFGFTQGCLPMYRWDELNAFFKKSGAKIIFGLNALAGRSIQSDGSATGTWNYTNAESFISYTVKKNYSIHGWELGNELSGSGVGTRIAAKQYAADTISLYKIVQNIYSGVEPKPLVLAPGGFFDANWFKEFIDKTGNSLDVITHHIYNLGPGVDEHLVEKILNPSYLDGEANTFSGLQNSLKSSATSATAWVGEAGGAYNSGRNLVSNAFVYSFWYLDQLGMASAYDTKTYCRQSLIGGNYGLLNTTTFVPNPDYYSALLWHRLMGRNVLSTKFSGTKKIRAYAHCTKESKGITLLLINLDNSTNVEVKVAFNGTATLHHQQKHHRSHKYQRSHRTRNIKLPQGSESSTREEYHLTAKDGNLHSQTMLLNGNILTVNSSGDIPALEPVSVNLSKPISVAPFSVVFVHLPYVVPACS, encoded by the exons ATGGGTTCTCAGATTTTTCTAAAAGGGTTTTGTTTCTTGGCGTGCATCTTCAGCTACAGTTTCGTTTCTTTGAGTTCACAAGCTGCAGCTGCTGGAGATGGTAGCGTAAAAGGGACTGTTTTTATAGATGGGAAAACTTCCATTGGAAAGATTGACGAAGATTTCATTTGTGCTACTTTGGATTGGTGGCCTCCTGAGAAATGCGACTATGGAACATGCAGCTGGGACCATGCTTCTCTCATTAATCTG GATATTAACAGCAATATCTTCTTAAATGCCGTAAAGG CTTTTTCACCATTGAAGATCAGATTGGGAGGAACTTTGCAAGACAAAGTCATATATGACACTGAAGATAATAAGGAACCTTGTAAGCAATTTGTTAAGAATACTACTGAGATGTTCGGTTTCACTCAAGGATGCTTACCCATGTACAGATGGGATGAATTAAatgcatttttcaaaaaatcAGG GGCTAAAATTATCTTTGGATTAAATGCTCTCGCCGGCCGGTCCATACAATCTGATGGTTCTGCAACTGGAACTTGGAACTATACAAATGCTGAATCTTTTATAAGTTACACTGTCAAAAAGAACTACTCTATTCATGGCTGGGAGCTTG GGAATGAATTGAGTGGAAGTGGAGTTGGAACAAGAATAGCAGCAAAGCAATATGCTGCTGATACCATCTCCCTGTATAAGATAGTGCAAAATATTTACAGTGGAGTTGAACCTAAGCCTCTAGTTTTAGCACCTGGAGGATTCTTTGATGCAAATTGGTTTAAAGAATTCATTGACAAAACAGGAAATTCTTTAGATGTGATCACCCATCACATTTACAATCTGGGTCCAG GAGTTGATGAACATCTTGTAGAAAAGATTCTTAATCCATCCTATCTTGATGGTGAGGCTAATACTTTCAGTGGCCTCCAAAATTCCCTCAAGAGTTCTGCAACTTCAGCAACTGCCTGGGTTGGTGAGGCTGGAGGGGCTTACAACAGCGGCCGGAACCTTGTTTCCAATGCTTTTGTTTATAGTTTCTG GTACTTGGATCAGCTTGGCATGGCGTCAGCTTATGATACAAAAACATACTGCAGGCAATCTTTGATTGGAGGAAATTATGGTTTACTCAACACAACTACTTTCGTACCAAATCCAGATTACTACAG TGCTCTTCTTTGGCACCGACTGATGGGCAGAAATGTTCTCTCAACCAAATTTTCTGGGACGAAAAAGATACGCGCTTATGCTCACTGCACAAAAGAATCT AAAGGAATCACATTACTGCTAATCAACCTAGACAACAGCACAAACGTTGAAGTCAAGGTAGCATTTAATGGTACAGCGACATTGCATCATCAACAAAAGCATCATAGATCCCATAAATATCAAAGGTCTCACAGAACAAGGAACATTAAGCTGCCTCAAGGTTCTGAAAGCAGCACAAGAGAGGAATACCATCTAACGGCGAAAGATGGAAATCTACACAGCCAAACCATGCTACTTAATGGGAACATTTTAACTGTAAATTCATCTGGGGACATACCTGCCTTGGAACCTGTAAGTGTAAATTTATCAAAGCCGATATCGGTTGCCCCGTTCTCTGTTGTATTTGTTCATTTACCATATGTTGTCCCTGCTTGCAGTTAG